The Leisingera caerulea DSM 24564 genome contains a region encoding:
- a CDS encoding bifunctional salicylyl-CoA 5-hydroxylase/oxidoreductase, whose amino-acid sequence MKVVCLGGGPAGLYFAISMKLRQPEAQVTVIERNKADDTFGWGVVLSDDALENLTENDPQSAAAIRENFAYWDDIAVVHNGTRTVSGGHGFAGIGRKQMLLLLQDRARELGVDLQFETAAKTAAEYQKEYDLVVGCDGLNSSVRNEFAEHFKPEIDVRPCKFIWLGTHQKFDDAFTFVFEKTKHGWMWIHAYQFDADTATVIVECSAETWEAWGFEGMSKDEIIRTCEEIFADHLDGHALMSNAAHLRGAAVWINFPRVLCEKWYHENVVLLGDASATAHFSIGSGSRLAFDSAIALAELVSTEPTLERAFERYQEERRLDVLRLQSAARNSLEWFEEVERYLDMDPVQFNYSLLTRSQRISHENLRLRDAEWLESAEKWFQDKAGAPADAPVRPPMFAPYALRGMELKNRVVVSPMAQYKAVDGSPTDWHLIHYGERAKGGAGLVYTEMTCVSAEGRITPGCPGLYAPEHEAAWKRLTDFVHAETSAKICCQIGHSGRKGSTQLGWEEMDAPLPEGNWETVSASAIPWSDNNPAPREISRAEMDAIKAEFVAAAQMAERAGFDMIELHAAHGYLISSFISPKSNIREDEYGGSLENRLRYPLEVFQAMRAVWPDDKPMSVRISANDWVGDEGVTPEEAVEIAKAFTAAGADIIDVSAGQTSTDAQPVYGRMFQTPFSDRIRNEAGIATMAVGNIYEADHANSILMAGRADLVCVGRPHLADPYWSLHEAARIGDRHGDWPLPYHAGRDQLWRLADREAEVIRA is encoded by the coding sequence ATGAAAGTCGTCTGTCTGGGGGGAGGGCCTGCCGGCCTCTACTTTGCGATCTCTATGAAGCTGCGCCAGCCGGAGGCGCAGGTCACGGTGATTGAACGCAACAAGGCGGATGACACCTTCGGCTGGGGTGTAGTGCTGTCGGATGACGCGCTGGAGAACCTGACCGAGAACGACCCTCAAAGCGCGGCGGCGATCCGGGAAAACTTTGCCTATTGGGACGACATCGCAGTTGTCCATAACGGGACCCGCACGGTGTCGGGCGGCCACGGTTTTGCCGGGATCGGGCGCAAGCAGATGCTGCTGCTGTTGCAGGACCGGGCGCGGGAGCTGGGCGTCGACCTGCAGTTTGAAACCGCCGCGAAAACCGCTGCCGAGTATCAGAAAGAATACGATCTGGTGGTGGGCTGCGACGGGCTGAATTCCAGTGTCCGCAATGAGTTCGCAGAGCACTTTAAACCGGAAATCGACGTCCGCCCCTGCAAGTTCATCTGGCTGGGCACCCATCAGAAATTCGATGATGCCTTCACCTTTGTGTTCGAGAAGACCAAGCACGGCTGGATGTGGATTCACGCCTATCAGTTCGACGCCGACACCGCTACGGTGATTGTTGAATGCTCTGCCGAGACCTGGGAGGCCTGGGGCTTTGAGGGGATGAGCAAGGACGAAATCATCCGCACCTGCGAGGAGATCTTTGCCGATCATCTGGACGGGCACGCGCTGATGTCCAACGCTGCGCATCTGCGCGGGGCAGCGGTGTGGATCAACTTTCCGCGGGTGCTGTGCGAGAAGTGGTATCACGAGAATGTGGTGCTTTTGGGCGATGCCTCCGCCACTGCGCATTTTTCCATCGGGTCGGGGTCGCGGCTGGCCTTTGACAGCGCAATTGCGCTGGCGGAGCTGGTCAGCACCGAGCCGACGCTTGAGCGCGCGTTTGAGCGTTATCAGGAGGAGCGGCGGCTGGATGTGCTGCGGCTGCAGTCGGCGGCGCGCAACTCGCTGGAGTGGTTCGAGGAAGTCGAGCGCTATCTGGACATGGATCCGGTGCAGTTCAATTACTCGCTGCTGACCCGCTCGCAGCGGATTTCCCATGAAAACCTGCGCCTGCGCGATGCGGAGTGGCTGGAAAGCGCCGAGAAGTGGTTTCAGGATAAGGCAGGCGCGCCTGCCGATGCACCTGTGCGGCCGCCGATGTTTGCGCCCTATGCCTTGCGCGGGATGGAGCTGAAGAACCGCGTCGTGGTGTCGCCGATGGCGCAGTACAAGGCGGTGGATGGCAGCCCGACGGACTGGCACCTGATCCATTACGGCGAGCGCGCCAAGGGCGGGGCAGGGCTGGTTTACACCGAGATGACCTGTGTGTCGGCGGAGGGGCGGATCACGCCCGGGTGCCCAGGGCTCTACGCGCCGGAGCATGAGGCGGCGTGGAAGCGGCTGACGGATTTCGTCCACGCTGAGACCAGTGCGAAAATCTGCTGCCAGATCGGCCATTCGGGCCGCAAGGGCTCAACCCAGCTGGGCTGGGAGGAAATGGATGCGCCGCTGCCGGAAGGGAACTGGGAAACGGTTTCGGCCTCGGCGATCCCGTGGTCGGACAACAACCCGGCACCGCGGGAAATCTCACGCGCGGAAATGGATGCGATCAAAGCGGAATTCGTGGCCGCCGCGCAAATGGCAGAGCGCGCCGGGTTTGACATGATCGAACTTCATGCGGCGCATGGCTATCTGATTTCGTCCTTTATCTCGCCTAAATCGAACATCCGGGAGGATGAGTACGGCGGCTCCCTCGAAAACCGCCTGCGCTACCCGCTGGAGGTGTTCCAGGCGATGCGCGCAGTCTGGCCGGACGACAAACCGATGTCGGTGCGTATCTCCGCCAACGACTGGGTCGGCGACGAGGGTGTGACGCCGGAGGAGGCGGTGGAGATCGCCAAGGCTTTCACCGCGGCGGGTGCCGATATCATTGACGTCTCTGCCGGGCAGACCTCGACCGATGCGCAGCCGGTTTATGGCCGGATGTTCCAGACGCCGTTCTCCGACCGCATCCGCAACGAGGCCGGGATTGCCACCATGGCGGTGGGCAACATCTATGAGGCGGATCATGCCAACTCGATCCTGATGGCGGGGCGGGCGGATCTGGTCTGCGTCGGCCGGCCGCATCTGGCAGATCCCTATTGGAGCCTGCACGAGGCGGCGCGGATCGGTGACCGGCATGGCGACTGGCCGCTGCCTTATCACGCGGGCCGCGATCAGCTGTGGCGGCTGGCCGACCGCGAGGCGGAGGTGATCCGGGCATGA
- the ptsP gene encoding phosphoenolpyruvate--protein phosphotransferase, translating to MADSTESESRKLLGRLREAMASDDAGQARLDKITHLIADSMGTEVCSVYLFRDDETLELCATQGLNIESVHQTRMRIGEGLVGRVARFGKVVNTPDAPNAKGFRYMPETGEERYSSFLGVPIQRLGEMLGVLVVQSKEAREFSSDAVYALEVVAMVIAEMTELGAFVGEGAALSPLHQQAVLIHGTSAQEGAAEGNVWLHEPRVIVTNPIADDPQRELERLNGAVEELRVGVDKMLEVSRNGDKEQLQVLEAYRMFANSKGWMRRMEEDIARGLSAEAAVEKEQSQARARMSQVQDAYLRERLSDLDDLSNRLLRILTGQGADTGAELPENPILIARNIGPGDLLEYGRSLRGIVLEEGSVGSHAAIVARALAIPLVVNAKRVTTEALNGDHIMVDGDQGVVHLRPDETVVGAFRDKIAMHTQAQERYASIRNKSAVTTDGQRINMMMNAGLMADLPSLDGSGAEGVGLFRTELQFLVRNQMPKRSELVALYKRVLDAAHGKPVVFRTLDIGSDKVLPYMKPTDEPNPALGWRAIRVGLDKPGVMRMQLQALLRAAEGRPLSVMFPFVAQFEEYRAAKAEVEKTIERERILGHVLPSDLEVGAMLETPSLAYAPQKFFDEVAFISIGGNDLKQFFFAADRENERVRRRYDTLNVSFLSFIERIVERCAISGTPLSFCGEDAGRPVEAVCLAAMGIRTLSMRPASIGPVKSLLLRVDLGELRKIISDARHRGDQAVRPAVMEYLRGL from the coding sequence ATGGCCGATAGTACGGAATCCGAAAGCAGGAAGCTTCTGGGCCGCTTGCGCGAGGCGATGGCGAGTGATGATGCCGGTCAGGCGCGGCTCGACAAGATCACCCATCTGATCGCCGACAGCATGGGCACAGAGGTGTGCTCAGTCTATCTGTTCCGCGATGATGAGACGCTGGAGTTGTGCGCGACTCAAGGCCTGAACATCGAATCGGTGCACCAGACCCGGATGCGCATCGGCGAGGGCCTGGTGGGCCGGGTGGCGCGGTTTGGCAAAGTGGTGAACACGCCGGATGCGCCCAATGCCAAAGGCTTCCGCTACATGCCGGAAACCGGGGAGGAGCGGTACTCGTCCTTCCTGGGGGTGCCGATCCAGCGCCTGGGCGAGATGCTGGGCGTGCTGGTGGTGCAGTCCAAGGAGGCGCGCGAGTTTTCCTCGGACGCGGTTTACGCACTGGAAGTGGTGGCAATGGTGATCGCCGAGATGACCGAGCTGGGCGCCTTTGTTGGCGAGGGCGCGGCGCTGTCTCCGCTGCACCAGCAGGCGGTGCTGATTCACGGCACCTCGGCCCAGGAGGGCGCGGCGGAAGGCAATGTCTGGCTGCACGAGCCGCGGGTGATTGTCACTAATCCGATTGCCGATGATCCGCAGCGCGAGCTGGAGCGGCTGAACGGCGCGGTGGAGGAACTGCGGGTCGGTGTCGACAAGATGCTGGAAGTCTCCCGCAATGGCGACAAGGAGCAGCTGCAGGTCCTTGAGGCCTATAGGATGTTCGCCAATTCCAAAGGCTGGATGCGGCGCATGGAAGAGGACATCGCCCGCGGCCTGAGCGCTGAGGCGGCGGTGGAGAAGGAGCAGTCCCAGGCCCGCGCCCGGATGAGTCAGGTGCAGGACGCATACCTGCGCGAACGGCTGAGCGATCTGGACGACCTGTCGAACCGGCTGCTGCGCATTCTGACCGGCCAGGGCGCCGATACAGGCGCTGAATTGCCGGAGAACCCGATCCTCATTGCCCGCAACATCGGCCCGGGCGATCTGCTGGAATACGGCCGGTCCTTGCGGGGGATCGTGCTGGAGGAAGGCTCCGTCGGCTCGCACGCGGCCATTGTTGCGCGGGCGCTGGCAATTCCGCTGGTGGTGAATGCCAAGCGCGTCACCACCGAGGCGCTGAATGGCGACCACATCATGGTGGACGGCGATCAGGGCGTGGTGCATCTGCGCCCCGACGAAACCGTCGTCGGCGCCTTCCGCGACAAGATCGCGATGCATACCCAGGCGCAGGAGCGCTATGCCTCGATCCGCAACAAGTCCGCGGTGACAACCGACGGGCAGCGCATAAACATGATGATGAACGCGGGCCTGATGGCTGACCTGCCGTCGCTGGACGGCTCTGGCGCCGAAGGGGTGGGGCTGTTCCGCACCGAACTGCAGTTCCTGGTGCGCAACCAGATGCCGAAGCGTTCGGAGCTGGTGGCCTTGTACAAACGGGTTCTGGACGCGGCCCACGGCAAGCCGGTGGTGTTCCGCACGCTGGACATCGGCTCCGACAAGGTGCTGCCTTACATGAAGCCCACGGATGAGCCGAACCCGGCGCTGGGCTGGCGGGCGATCCGGGTCGGGCTGGACAAGCCCGGGGTGATGCGGATGCAGCTGCAAGCGCTGCTGCGCGCCGCCGAGGGGCGGCCGCTGTCGGTCATGTTCCCCTTTGTGGCGCAGTTCGAGGAATACCGCGCCGCCAAGGCCGAGGTAGAAAAGACAATCGAGCGCGAGCGTATTCTGGGCCACGTGCTGCCATCCGATCTGGAGGTGGGCGCGATGCTGGAGACGCCGTCGCTGGCCTATGCGCCGCAGAAGTTCTTTGACGAGGTGGCGTTCATCTCGATCGGCGGCAACGACCTGAAGCAGTTCTTCTTTGCGGCTGACCGCGAGAACGAGCGGGTGCGCCGCCGCTATGACACGCTGAATGTCAGCTTCCTGAGCTTTATCGAGCGGATTGTCGAACGCTGCGCGATCTCCGGCACGCCGCTCAGCTTCTGCGGGGAGGATGCAGGGCGGCCGGTCGAGGCGGTGTGCCTGGCCGCGATGGGCATCCGCACGCTGTCGATGCGCCCGGCCTCGATCGGGCCGGTGAAATCGCTGCTGCTGCGGGTGGATCTGGGTGAGCTGCGCAAGATCATCTCGGATGCGCGCCACCGCGGCGACCAGGCGGTGCGCCCGGCGGTGATGGAGTACCTGCGGGGGCTGTAA
- a CDS encoding aspartate kinase: MPVLVMKFGGTSVANLDRIRRAAKRVGVEVAKGYDVIVIVSAMSGKTNELVGWVDETSPLYDAREYDAVVSSGENVTAGLMALTLQEMDVPARSWQGWQVPLKTNSAHSQARIEEIPPENIRAKFAEGMKVAVVAGFQGISPEGRITTLGRGGSDTTAVAFAAAFEAERCDIYTDVDGVYTTDPRICDKARKLDKIAFEEMLELASLGAKVLQTRSVELAMRYKVKLRVLSSFEEQSDEAGTLVCDEEEIMESNVVAGVAYSRDEAKLTVQSVADRPGIAATIFTTLSDAGVNVDMIVQDISEEGRTDMTFSCPTDQVARAEQALLAIKEKGELNYAELLADRDVAKVSVVGIGMRSQSGVAAKMFKVLSDEGINIKVITTSEIKISVLIDRKYMELAVQALHDAFELQKAG; encoded by the coding sequence ATGCCCGTACTTGTGATGAAATTCGGCGGCACATCTGTCGCCAACCTGGACCGCATCCGCCGCGCCGCCAAGCGTGTCGGCGTTGAAGTGGCCAAGGGCTATGACGTGATCGTCATCGTCTCTGCCATGTCCGGTAAGACCAACGAGCTGGTGGGCTGGGTCGATGAGACCTCGCCGCTGTACGATGCGCGGGAATATGACGCCGTGGTGTCCTCGGGCGAGAACGTGACCGCCGGCCTGATGGCGCTGACGCTGCAGGAGATGGATGTCCCGGCGCGCAGCTGGCAGGGCTGGCAGGTGCCGCTCAAGACCAATTCGGCGCACAGCCAGGCCCGGATCGAGGAGATTCCGCCGGAAAACATCCGTGCCAAGTTTGCCGAGGGCATGAAAGTGGCGGTTGTGGCCGGTTTCCAGGGCATCAGCCCCGAGGGCCGTATCACCACCCTGGGCCGCGGCGGTTCGGACACGACCGCAGTGGCGTTTGCCGCCGCGTTCGAGGCGGAGCGCTGCGACATCTACACCGACGTGGACGGCGTCTATACCACCGATCCGCGGATTTGCGACAAGGCGCGCAAGCTGGACAAGATCGCCTTTGAAGAAATGCTGGAGCTGGCCTCGCTGGGGGCCAAGGTGCTGCAAACCCGCTCGGTCGAACTGGCAATGCGCTATAAGGTGAAGCTGCGCGTTCTGTCGAGCTTTGAGGAACAGTCCGACGAGGCCGGAACCCTGGTCTGCGACGAGGAGGAAATCATGGAATCCAATGTTGTGGCCGGTGTGGCCTATTCCCGTGACGAAGCCAAGCTGACCGTGCAGTCGGTGGCCGACCGCCCTGGCATCGCGGCCACCATCTTTACAACGCTGAGCGACGCGGGCGTGAATGTGGACATGATCGTGCAGGACATCTCCGAAGAGGGCCGCACCGACATGACCTTCTCCTGCCCGACCGATCAGGTTGCCCGCGCCGAACAGGCGCTGCTGGCGATCAAGGAAAAGGGCGAGCTGAACTATGCCGAGCTGCTGGCCGACAGGGATGTGGCCAAGGTGTCGGTGGTCGGCATCGGCATGCGCTCGCAGTCGGGCGTGGCGGCCAAGATGTTCAAGGTGCTGTCGGATGAGGGCATCAACATCAAGGTGATCACCACCTCGGAAATCAAGATCTCGGTGCTGATCGACCGCAAGTACATGGAGCTGGCGGTGCAGGCGCTGCACGACGCGTTTGAGCTGCAGAAAGCCGGCTGA
- a CDS encoding TrkH family potassium uptake protein yields the protein MLDLRPVGYVIGLLVVILGAMMVFPLLVDLLDGRGEWHVFLESAVFTILVGGLMALSCANGVKEGLSIRQTFLLTTMVWLALPLFGAVPLMLGATELRFVDAFFEAMSGLTTTGSTVISGLDDLPRGLLLWRGILQWVGGIGIIVVAMVFLPELRVGGMQIFKSESFDTFGKILPRAQAIAKQISLIYVSLTMACMLVYMVMGMGPFDALVHSMTTIATGGFANYDASFGAFAGPVEYAASVFMILAALPFVRYVQLINGHGTPMLRDSQIRGFMMTLGLLVAIAAGVLYYARPHGGEEALRSALFNITSIMSGTGYASADYMQWGSFLVMIFFFTGLIGGCAGSTACSVKIFRYQLLFASIRNQIQRIRSPHGVFITRYEGRPVNAEVLSSVISFFMFFVVTLGVVAWALALTGLDFVTAVSGAATAVANIGPGLGDTIGPAGNFSTLNDPAKWILSAAMLIGRLELMAVYAILTVRFWRG from the coding sequence ATGTTGGATCTCCGCCCGGTTGGATATGTCATCGGCCTGCTGGTCGTCATCTTGGGAGCCATGATGGTGTTCCCGCTGCTGGTCGATCTGCTGGACGGCCGCGGCGAGTGGCATGTTTTTCTGGAAAGCGCGGTGTTCACCATTCTGGTCGGCGGGCTGATGGCGCTGAGCTGTGCCAACGGGGTGAAGGAGGGGCTGAGCATCCGCCAGACCTTCCTTCTGACCACGATGGTCTGGCTTGCGCTGCCGCTGTTCGGTGCGGTGCCGCTGATGCTGGGGGCCACCGAGCTGCGTTTTGTCGATGCTTTTTTCGAGGCGATGTCGGGGCTGACCACAACCGGCTCGACGGTGATCTCGGGACTTGATGATCTGCCGCGCGGATTGCTGCTGTGGCGTGGCATCCTGCAATGGGTCGGCGGGATCGGCATCATTGTTGTGGCGATGGTGTTCCTGCCCGAGCTTCGGGTCGGGGGGATGCAGATCTTTAAATCGGAAAGCTTTGACACCTTTGGGAAAATCCTGCCGCGCGCGCAGGCGATCGCCAAGCAGATTTCGCTGATCTACGTGTCGCTGACGATGGCCTGCATGCTGGTTTACATGGTGATGGGCATGGGGCCGTTTGATGCGCTGGTGCATTCGATGACCACCATCGCGACCGGCGGCTTTGCCAATTACGATGCGTCCTTCGGGGCCTTTGCCGGGCCGGTGGAATATGCCGCCTCTGTCTTTATGATCCTGGCGGCGCTGCCCTTCGTGCGCTATGTGCAGCTGATCAACGGCCACGGCACCCCGATGCTGCGCGACAGCCAGATCCGGGGCTTCATGATGACGCTGGGGCTGCTGGTCGCGATTGCCGCAGGCGTGCTGTACTACGCGCGCCCGCATGGCGGCGAGGAGGCGCTGCGCTCGGCCCTGTTCAATATCACCTCGATCATGTCGGGCACCGGTTATGCCAGCGCCGATTACATGCAATGGGGCAGCTTTCTGGTGATGATCTTCTTTTTCACCGGGCTGATCGGCGGCTGCGCGGGCTCGACCGCCTGTTCAGTCAAGATCTTCCGCTACCAGCTGTTGTTTGCCTCGATACGCAATCAGATCCAGCGCATCCGCTCGCCGCACGGGGTGTTCATCACCCGTTATGAGGGGCGTCCCGTGAACGCTGAGGTGCTGAGCTCGGTGATCTCCTTTTTCATGTTCTTTGTGGTTACATTGGGGGTGGTTGCCTGGGCGCTGGCGCTGACGGGGCTGGACTTTGTCACCGCAGTCTCGGGCGCGGCCACTGCAGTGGCCAACATCGGCCCCGGGCTGGGCGATACAATCGGGCCGGCCGGCAATTTTTCCACTCTCAACGATCCGGCGAAATGGATCCTGAGCGCGGCAATGCTGATCGGGCGGCTGGAACTGATGGCGGTCTACGCCATTCTGACGGTGCGGTTCTGGCGCGGCTGA
- the folE2 gene encoding GTP cyclohydrolase FolE2 produces the protein MNIHNRDAAEAPDREAAAAALDVLRAWAGIASETEIAELDPAVARLLPGREVGNYPDLSRIYPEDFKSDEPYRATLPDLQNGPTSLIRGAKEQIQHVGISNFRLPIRFHTRDDGDLTLETSVTGTVSLDAGKKGINMSRIMRTFYKHAERTFSFEVMANALDDYLSDLDSPDARIQMRFSFPARVKSLRSGLSGYQYYDFALELVDHDGVREKIMHLDYVYSSTCPCSLELSEHARQARGQLATPHSQRSVARISVQSVPGSQCLWFEDLIELCRKAVPTETQVMVKREDEQAFAELNAANPIFVEDAARLFCEALQGDARIGDFRVVASHQESLHSHDAVSVLTQGPLFKAMSLDPKLFSTLIHHG, from the coding sequence ATGAACATTCATAACCGCGACGCTGCTGAGGCGCCGGACCGCGAGGCCGCTGCCGCCGCGCTGGATGTGTTGCGGGCCTGGGCCGGCATTGCGTCTGAGACCGAGATTGCCGAGCTGGACCCGGCTGTGGCACGGCTGCTGCCGGGCCGTGAGGTCGGGAATTATCCGGATCTGTCGCGGATTTACCCCGAGGATTTCAAGTCGGACGAGCCTTATCGCGCGACGCTGCCCGACCTGCAGAACGGGCCTACCAGCCTGATCCGCGGCGCCAAGGAGCAGATTCAGCATGTGGGGATCTCCAACTTCCGCCTGCCGATCCGGTTCCACACCCGCGATGATGGCGATCTGACGCTGGAAACCAGCGTGACCGGCACCGTCAGCCTGGACGCCGGCAAGAAGGGCATCAACATGTCCCGGATCATGCGCACCTTCTACAAGCACGCGGAGCGGACCTTCAGTTTCGAGGTGATGGCGAACGCGCTGGATGATTACCTGAGCGATCTGGACAGCCCGGATGCGCGCATCCAGATGCGGTTCTCCTTCCCGGCGCGGGTCAAGAGCCTGCGCTCCGGCCTGAGCGGTTACCAGTATTACGATTTTGCGCTGGAGCTGGTGGACCATGACGGGGTGCGTGAGAAGATCATGCACCTGGACTATGTCTATTCCTCGACCTGCCCGTGTTCGCTGGAGCTGTCAGAGCACGCCCGCCAGGCGCGCGGCCAGCTGGCGACGCCGCATTCGCAGCGCTCTGTCGCGCGGATTTCGGTGCAGTCTGTGCCGGGCAGCCAGTGCCTGTGGTTCGAGGACCTGATCGAGCTGTGCCGCAAGGCGGTGCCGACCGAGACCCAGGTGATGGTCAAGCGCGAGGACGAGCAGGCGTTTGCCGAGCTGAACGCCGCCAATCCGATCTTTGTCGAGGATGCGGCGCGGCTGTTTTGCGAGGCGCTGCAGGGGGATGCCCGGATCGGCGATTTCCGGGTGGTGGCCAGCCACCAGGAAAGCCTGCACAGCCATGACGCGGTCAGCGTGCTGACCCAAGGACCGCTGTTCAAGGCGATGAGCCTGGACCCGAAACTGTTCTCGACCCTGATCCATCACGGCTGA
- a CDS encoding LysR substrate-binding domain-containing protein, which yields MKLPPLNALRAFECAARTGSFSAAGAELGVSSAAVSMQVKNLEDWLALKLFVRRANQVRLTDAGRDYYQRAAVSLAEIASFTEAMTEGAKSRPLVISATPALAQLWLPERLKLFAQARPDVTVRLRIEDDRIDLEAEGIDARLAYGGEHPEHRTQALFKDRLVPVGADPQADVRSAPLVEVAWGETISSVPGWRQYFTQHGIERPSLAAAIGQSVPSVVSLVQAGLGIALLPEQVVGGELRAGRLHRLEGPALEMARPYVLVTAHYKSRSRRLRALAEALGVR from the coding sequence ATGAAGCTGCCGCCCCTGAACGCCCTGCGCGCCTTTGAATGCGCTGCCCGGACCGGGAGTTTTTCGGCTGCGGGGGCGGAGCTGGGGGTGAGCTCTGCTGCGGTGTCGATGCAGGTCAAGAACCTGGAGGACTGGCTGGCGCTGAAGCTGTTTGTCCGCCGCGCCAATCAGGTGCGGCTGACGGATGCGGGGCGGGATTACTACCAACGGGCGGCGGTATCGCTGGCGGAGATCGCCAGTTTCACCGAAGCGATGACCGAAGGCGCCAAAAGCCGCCCGCTGGTGATTTCTGCCACGCCTGCATTGGCGCAGCTGTGGCTGCCGGAGCGGCTGAAGCTGTTTGCGCAGGCGCGGCCTGACGTGACGGTGCGGCTTCGGATCGAGGATGACAGGATCGACCTGGAAGCCGAGGGTATTGATGCGCGGCTGGCCTATGGCGGCGAGCATCCGGAGCACCGGACGCAGGCACTGTTCAAGGACCGGCTGGTGCCGGTCGGAGCGGATCCGCAGGCCGATGTGCGCAGTGCGCCGCTGGTCGAGGTTGCCTGGGGCGAGACGATTTCCTCGGTGCCGGGCTGGCGGCAGTATTTTACGCAGCATGGGATTGAGCGCCCCAGCCTGGCGGCGGCGATCGGGCAGTCGGTTCCCTCTGTCGTGTCGCTGGTGCAGGCGGGGCTGGGCATTGCGCTGCTGCCGGAGCAGGTTGTGGGCGGCGAACTCCGCGCGGGCAGGCTGCACCGGCTGGAGGGGCCGGCGCTGGAGATGGCGCGGCCTTATGTGCTGGTCACTGCGCATTACAAGTCGCGTTCGCGGCGCTTGAGGGCGCTTGCAGAGGCGTTGGGGGTCCGATAA
- a CDS encoding HalD/BesD family halogenase, whose amino-acid sequence MHDILDLDRYPLDRPGTPEWQALVDRCRAELAADGMFSLEGLMKPEVAQGAADALKGKFETESFHHKRWHNIYFKDRVEGLASDHPALQKVETSNFTLCADQFPDSPVLRLYDWPPFAEFLAATMDKPALYTMDDPLARLNIMSYGADQALNWHFDRSEFTTTMLLQAPEEGGEFIYSPELRSDDDPNYAGVERLLKGEDPNMRSITLAPGTLNIFRGKNSPHRVGTVKGGKTRVIAVFTFYERPGVRFSDEENIGFYGRAS is encoded by the coding sequence ATGCACGATATTCTTGATCTCGACCGTTACCCGCTCGACCGCCCCGGCACCCCGGAATGGCAGGCGCTGGTGGACCGCTGCCGTGCTGAGCTGGCCGCCGACGGCATGTTCAGCCTGGAGGGGCTGATGAAGCCGGAGGTGGCCCAAGGCGCAGCCGACGCGCTGAAAGGCAAGTTCGAGACCGAAAGCTTCCACCACAAGCGCTGGCACAACATCTATTTCAAGGACCGCGTCGAGGGGCTGGCCTCGGACCACCCGGCCCTGCAGAAGGTGGAGACCTCGAACTTCACCCTGTGTGCCGACCAGTTCCCGGACTCGCCTGTGCTTCGGCTGTACGACTGGCCGCCCTTTGCCGAATTCCTCGCCGCCACAATGGACAAGCCCGCGCTTTACACCATGGACGACCCGCTGGCGCGGCTGAACATCATGTCCTACGGAGCCGATCAGGCGCTGAACTGGCATTTCGACCGTTCTGAATTCACCACCACCATGCTGCTGCAAGCGCCTGAGGAAGGCGGCGAGTTCATCTACAGCCCCGAGCTGCGCAGTGATGACGATCCGAATTACGCAGGCGTCGAACGGCTGCTGAAGGGTGAAGACCCCAACATGCGCTCGATCACCCTGGCGCCCGGCACGCTGAACATCTTCCGCGGCAAGAATTCACCCCACCGGGTCGGCACCGTCAAAGGCGGCAAGACCAGGGTGATCGCCGTCTTCACCTTCTACGAACGCCCGGGCGTGCGGTTCAGCGATGAGGAAAACATCGGCTTTTACGGCCGCGCCTCCTGA